The Alistipes sp. ZOR0009 genome window below encodes:
- a CDS encoding DUF4837 family protein encodes MNIFKTLIIALTLLAVTAGCNKKKSSSSSLPNPAGAICDVLVVLNEESWKAELGKTYKEVLEDQYPYLPQAEPSFKVNHVTKDVFASTAQKYRNLIINKFGAEYKEPKFIIQKDVYASSQVVITVQAPSPQEAAIYVKENGARLREIFDQTEKDRYAAVVKSSALAELTAAVKEKFGFELFFPSGYALRTSKPNFMWLSLETNYSSQGLLIFTSPYKSERDLSDKGIIAVTDELMKQYVPGPSEGSYMITENMVPPKAEKVTYKGREWVRMRGYWDVEKEFMGGPFISYSTLIKEKNEVLTIRAYVYSPKKDKRKPLLQTEAIIFNLDLDGK; translated from the coding sequence ATGAATATATTTAAAACATTAATTATTGCCCTTACCCTGCTGGCTGTAACAGCCGGCTGTAATAAAAAGAAAAGTAGCTCATCTTCACTACCTAACCCTGCTGGTGCCATCTGCGATGTGCTGGTGGTGCTCAACGAGGAGAGCTGGAAGGCTGAGCTTGGTAAAACATACAAGGAGGTACTGGAAGACCAGTACCCCTACCTTCCTCAGGCCGAACCATCCTTTAAGGTTAACCACGTAACCAAGGATGTTTTTGCCAGTACGGCTCAAAAATACCGTAATCTGATCATCAATAAGTTTGGTGCAGAGTACAAGGAGCCAAAGTTCATCATCCAAAAGGATGTGTATGCATCCTCACAGGTGGTGATAACCGTTCAGGCGCCAAGTCCACAGGAGGCTGCCATTTACGTAAAGGAAAACGGGGCGCGCCTTCGCGAGATCTTCGATCAGACCGAGAAGGATCGCTATGCTGCTGTCGTTAAATCTTCTGCTTTGGCTGAGCTTACCGCCGCTGTAAAGGAAAAATTCGGGTTTGAGCTCTTTTTCCCCAGCGGATATGCGCTTCGTACCAGCAAGCCCAACTTCATGTGGCTTTCGTTGGAGACCAACTACTCCAGCCAAGGGCTGCTTATTTTCACCTCGCCCTATAAAAGCGAGCGCGACCTCTCCGATAAGGGTATTATTGCCGTTACCGACGAGCTGATGAAGCAGTATGTGCCCGGGCCAAGCGAAGGAAGCTACATGATTACCGAGAATATGGTTCCGCCAAAAGCCGAAAAGGTGACCTACAAGGGGCGCGAGTGGGTTCGCATGCGCGGCTACTGGGATGTGGAGAAGGAATTTATGGGCGGACCGTTTATCAGCTATAGCACCCTAATTAAGGAAAAGAACGAGGTGCTTACCATTAGAGCTTACGTGTATTCTCCTAAAAAGGATAAGCGCAAGCCGCTGCTTCAAACCGAAGCCATCATCTTTAATTTGGATTTGGATGGAAAGTAA
- a CDS encoding thioredoxin family protein, protein MNIITAFVISAVLSAASIWTNDFEQAKQQAKQENKLILLNFSGSDWCGPCIKLHRDVFEASVFQDFAKQNLVLINADFPRLKKNQLSKAQITQNEALAERYNPKGIFPLTLLLDADGKVLKTWEGNNGIQPDSFIEQIKAK, encoded by the coding sequence ATGAACATCATTACCGCATTTGTAATTTCTGCCGTACTATCGGCAGCTTCTATTTGGACAAACGATTTTGAACAGGCTAAACAGCAGGCCAAGCAGGAGAACAAGCTAATTCTTCTAAACTTCTCGGGATCGGACTGGTGTGGCCCCTGCATTAAGCTCCATCGGGATGTATTCGAAGCATCCGTATTCCAAGATTTTGCAAAGCAAAACCTAGTGCTTATCAATGCCGACTTCCCCCGATTAAAGAAGAACCAGCTAAGCAAGGCCCAAATCACCCAAAACGAAGCCTTGGCCGAAAGGTACAACCCCAAGGGCATCTTTCCGCTTACCCTGCTGCTCGATGCAGATGGTAAAGTTCTTAAAACATGGGAGGGCAACAACGGAATCCAGCCCGACAGCTTTATAGAACAAATTAAGGCTAAGTAG
- the rseP gene encoding RIP metalloprotease RseP — MEILVRVAQLLLSLSILVLLHEFGHFFFAKLFKTRVEKFYLFFNPWFELFKIKKGETEYGVGWLPLGGYVKISGMIDESMDKEQMKQPAQPWEFRSKPSWQRLLIMIGGVLVNFLLALFIYIAVLYTWGEEYIANKDAKYGIQADSLAQRIGFRNGDKIISLDGKPLENVATLQADIIFNEVKNVKVERNGQQVDVPIASKFVPEILNAKGMFAPRVVYKVGDVAKDMPAKAAGVQVGDVFISADTTKMTFVDEFRSYFQAHKEKVVAVTLLRGKDTVKINVKPNGDGLIGTMLDFDQFKISKIEYGFWESIPAGISHGIDKGANYLKQLKLIFSPETKAYESLGGFIAIGKIFPGTWDWYAFWNMTAFLSIILAIMNILPIPALDGGHVMFLLYEMVTRRKPSEKFMEYAQIVGMVILFSLLIYANGNDIVKLFR, encoded by the coding sequence ATGGAAATACTTGTTAGAGTAGCACAGCTACTTTTAAGCCTTTCGATTCTGGTGCTTCTGCACGAATTTGGCCACTTCTTTTTCGCGAAGCTTTTTAAGACGCGGGTGGAGAAGTTTTACCTCTTCTTTAACCCTTGGTTCGAGCTGTTTAAAATTAAAAAGGGCGAAACCGAGTATGGGGTAGGTTGGCTTCCACTTGGTGGCTACGTAAAGATCTCGGGAATGATAGACGAGAGCATGGATAAGGAGCAGATGAAGCAACCTGCCCAGCCTTGGGAATTCCGCTCTAAGCCATCGTGGCAGCGCCTGCTAATCATGATTGGTGGTGTTTTGGTAAACTTCCTTCTGGCTCTGTTTATCTACATTGCCGTTTTGTACACTTGGGGCGAGGAGTATATTGCCAACAAGGATGCCAAGTACGGTATTCAGGCCGACAGCTTAGCCCAACGAATTGGCTTCCGCAACGGCGATAAGATTATCTCTTTGGATGGAAAACCGTTGGAAAATGTAGCCACCCTACAGGCCGACATTATTTTTAATGAGGTAAAGAACGTAAAGGTGGAGCGTAATGGCCAGCAGGTAGATGTGCCTATTGCCAGCAAGTTCGTACCCGAGATTTTGAACGCTAAGGGGATGTTTGCCCCTCGCGTGGTGTATAAAGTTGGCGATGTAGCCAAGGATATGCCAGCTAAGGCGGCTGGCGTGCAGGTGGGAGACGTATTTATCTCTGCCGACACCACCAAAATGACCTTTGTTGATGAGTTTCGCTCGTACTTCCAAGCCCACAAGGAGAAGGTAGTTGCAGTTACGCTTCTTCGTGGTAAGGATACCGTAAAAATAAACGTAAAACCCAATGGCGATGGCCTTATTGGTACCATGCTCGACTTCGATCAGTTTAAGATTAGCAAGATAGAGTATGGCTTCTGGGAGTCTATTCCTGCTGGTATAAGCCACGGAATCGACAAGGGGGCTAACTACCTAAAGCAGCTAAAGCTGATCTTCTCGCCAGAAACCAAAGCTTACGAGTCGTTGGGTGGCTTTATTGCCATAGGGAAGATTTTTCCTGGAACATGGGACTGGTACGCATTCTGGAATATGACTGCTTTCCTATCCATCATCTTGGCAATAATGAATATTCTTCCTATTCCTGCTTTAGACGGGGGACATGTTATGTTCCTGCTTTACGAAATGGTTACTCGCCGCAAGCCTAGCGAAAAATTCATGGAATATGCGCAGATTGTTGGAATGGTAATTCTGTTTTCGCTACTAATTTATGCCAATGGTAATGATATCGTAAAGCTATTTCGTTAA
- a CDS encoding DUF3570 domain-containing protein, protein MKKITLSLLGIYLSALMAFGQANKDTSSYKSTPLKFDEVNFVSGYYSQNGNHSAVTGGVGTEELTNFSNVINLNLSKRSKHKLHTFSLDVGIDHYTSASSDMIDGWRGGKLPSGGTTDDDNDEFEKKSNLLKSGPVSKASSINPTTPQTGASSSVYSRASRSDNHIYPSLSYSLKNELKHFQIGANLAYSHEFDYESKGATISFAKFSKDNNRELAVKLSGYFDEWRVIIPKELRESGYGGIKPYGSGSEEDPTPIKHEPRTSYNASLIFSQIVTTRLQLAILLDLAYQHGLLATRYQRVYFNNNFENYENLPDSRYKVPVGVKASYFAGDRIILKGFYRYYWDDWGIKANTFELEMPVKLTPFFSISPFGRYYQQSAAKYFAPYKVHTIDEPFYTSDYDLSKFDSQYFGLNVRFTSADGILGMKFFNALEIRYGHYNRSDGLNSNMVAVSFKFK, encoded by the coding sequence ATGAAGAAAATCACCTTATCCCTATTGGGGATTTACCTTTCGGCTTTAATGGCCTTTGGACAAGCGAACAAGGATACCAGCAGCTACAAATCTACCCCTCTTAAATTCGACGAGGTTAACTTTGTATCTGGGTACTACTCGCAGAACGGAAACCACTCGGCAGTTACGGGAGGTGTGGGCACAGAGGAGCTCACCAACTTCTCGAATGTCATCAACCTAAATCTATCAAAAAGAAGCAAGCATAAGCTGCATACTTTTTCTTTGGACGTGGGTATCGACCACTATACCTCCGCATCGTCGGATATGATTGACGGATGGAGGGGCGGAAAGCTTCCTTCGGGCGGCACCACAGATGACGATAACGATGAGTTCGAGAAAAAATCCAACCTACTAAAGAGCGGCCCCGTTTCGAAAGCTTCAAGCATCAACCCGACTACTCCCCAAACAGGAGCCTCCTCGTCGGTTTACTCTAGAGCCTCGCGCAGCGATAACCATATCTACCCATCGCTATCGTACAGCCTCAAAAATGAGCTGAAGCACTTTCAAATCGGCGCCAACCTGGCCTACTCCCACGAGTTCGACTACGAATCGAAGGGTGCAACCATATCGTTTGCAAAATTTTCGAAGGATAACAATAGGGAGCTTGCCGTTAAGCTTTCAGGATACTTTGATGAGTGGCGAGTTATCATCCCCAAAGAGCTGAGGGAGTCGGGCTATGGAGGGATAAAACCTTACGGTTCGGGATCAGAGGAAGATCCAACCCCTATCAAGCACGAACCGCGCACATCGTACAACGCATCGCTAATCTTTTCTCAGATTGTAACCACGCGGCTACAGCTGGCCATACTACTAGACTTAGCCTACCAGCATGGGCTGCTTGCCACACGGTATCAGCGGGTCTACTTTAACAACAACTTCGAGAACTATGAGAATCTTCCGGATAGCCGGTATAAGGTTCCCGTAGGCGTAAAAGCAAGCTACTTTGCTGGTGATCGTATTATTTTAAAAGGTTTCTATAGGTACTATTGGGACGACTGGGGCATCAAGGCAAATACTTTTGAGCTCGAAATGCCGGTTAAGCTAACCCCTTTCTTCTCCATTTCGCCTTTTGGAAGATACTACCAGCAATCTGCTGCCAAATATTTTGCCCCCTATAAGGTACACACCATAGACGAACCATTCTACACCAGCGATTACGACTTATCTAAGTTTGATAGCCAATATTTTGGGTTAAACGTAAGGTTTACATCGGCTGATGGCATCCTTGGAATGAAGTTCTTCAATGCGCTTGAAATTCGTTACGGACACTACAACCGGTCTGATGGATTAAACTCCAATATGGTTGCAGTATCCTTCAAGTTTAAGTAA
- a CDS encoding FAD:protein FMN transferase has product MSSPHELQLFSRAMKLMGNRFEISVVAADELWANERIDEAVTEIQRIEELLTTFKDSSQTNRINQNAGIAPVAVDREVFDLISRSVRISALTQGAFDITYGSLDKRFWNFDTKMTSLPDPKVAKQSVSLISYKNVILDNERCTVFLKKSGMRIGFGGIGKGYAADRAKLVMQKNGVASGVVNASGDLTVWGKQPNGDSWTIGVANPDLADESFSSFKIDNASVATSGNYEKFAVIDGKRYSHTIDPKTGFPVSGIKSVTIITTSAELADAMATPVTVMGVKVGLNLINQMRDIACIIITDENQLFCSSNVRIS; this is encoded by the coding sequence ATGAGTAGTCCCCACGAACTTCAACTTTTCTCGCGTGCAATGAAGCTTATGGGCAACCGCTTTGAAATAAGCGTTGTTGCCGCAGACGAGCTTTGGGCAAACGAACGTATTGATGAAGCCGTAACGGAGATACAGCGCATCGAAGAGCTGCTAACCACCTTTAAGGATAGCAGCCAAACCAACCGCATTAACCAGAACGCTGGCATAGCACCAGTTGCTGTAGATCGGGAGGTCTTCGATTTAATCAGCCGATCCGTTAGAATTTCGGCTCTTACACAGGGAGCTTTCGATATAACCTACGGCTCGCTAGATAAGCGGTTCTGGAACTTCGATACAAAGATGACTTCGCTACCCGACCCTAAAGTCGCCAAGCAGTCGGTGTCTCTAATCAGCTACAAAAATGTGATTCTCGATAACGAGAGGTGTACCGTGTTCCTGAAAAAGAGCGGGATGAGAATTGGCTTTGGTGGAATAGGCAAAGGCTATGCTGCCGACAGGGCAAAGCTGGTTATGCAAAAAAATGGGGTCGCTAGCGGTGTGGTTAACGCCTCTGGAGACCTAACCGTTTGGGGGAAACAGCCCAACGGAGACTCCTGGACAATCGGGGTTGCCAATCCCGATCTGGCAGATGAGTCCTTCTCCTCTTTCAAGATTGATAACGCCTCGGTAGCAACATCTGGAAACTACGAGAAATTCGCAGTTATAGATGGAAAGAGATATTCGCATACCATTGATCCCAAAACAGGATTTCCGGTATCTGGTATAAAAAGCGTTACGATAATTACCACATCGGCAGAGCTGGCCGACGCCATGGCTACACCCGTAACGGTAATGGGGGTAAAGGTTGGATTAAACCTTATCAACCAAATGAGAGACATTGCCTGTATTATAATTACCGACGAAAATCAGCTTTTTTGTTCCAGTAACGTTAGAATCAGTTAG
- a CDS encoding desulfoferrodoxin family protein gives MPLVFKPVDISLEEKECRKDYFDRHTPFVVCEKETKRNEKFKVKVTLGDQYTHPDDYDHYISTVQLWNRETLLAQVFFTPGALGNQPGHVEVDFYVVPKMTMNLTAMAVCTKHGFWESETVDVKVVD, from the coding sequence ATGCCATTAGTATTTAAACCTGTTGATATCAGCCTAGAGGAGAAGGAGTGCCGTAAGGACTACTTCGATCGTCACACGCCCTTTGTTGTTTGCGAAAAGGAGACGAAAAGAAATGAGAAGTTTAAGGTGAAGGTTACCCTTGGCGATCAGTATACCCATCCCGACGATTACGATCACTACATTAGCACCGTTCAGCTTTGGAATAGGGAGACGCTTTTGGCCCAGGTATTCTTTACTCCTGGTGCGCTGGGAAACCAGCCCGGGCATGTGGAGGTTGACTTTTACGTTGTTCCGAAGATGACCATGAACCTAACTGCTATGGCCGTATGTACCAAGCATGGTTTTTGGGAGAGTGAAACCGTAGATGTTAAGGTTGTAGATTAA
- a CDS encoding murein hydrolase activator EnvC family protein: MAESKKKKLITKLHHKYRLSIYNDSNLEEVWFLRLSRMNVLLVFGSLLILIIFGVTILISFTPLREFIPGYPDKNTRKNIVANALKVDSLERELVMWQRHLDNVNRVLSGRPTEVIESKPDTTKKYKNLKLGRSKEDSLLRAKVEAEEKYKLSVFNDNKKPQGIAGVRFFTPAKGKILKPYNAQAGQLGVTLSVAPNELVLASLEGTVVDAGWSMENGYSIIIQHSGNVVTVYKYNSRVLKKIGEKVRAGEAIAVVGTKGEQKNTALLLFELWYNGVPINPQQYVIF; the protein is encoded by the coding sequence ATGGCCGAAAGCAAAAAGAAGAAGCTTATAACAAAGCTACACCATAAGTACCGTTTAAGTATCTACAACGATTCGAACTTGGAGGAGGTTTGGTTCCTTCGTCTTTCGAGAATGAACGTGCTGCTCGTTTTTGGATCACTTCTTATACTGATCATCTTTGGGGTGACCATCCTCATCTCTTTTACCCCGCTTCGCGAGTTTATTCCTGGATATCCCGATAAAAACACCCGAAAGAACATCGTTGCCAATGCGCTTAAGGTCGATTCGCTCGAGCGCGAGCTGGTTATGTGGCAGCGCCATCTGGATAACGTAAACCGGGTGCTTTCTGGTCGGCCAACAGAGGTTATTGAGAGCAAGCCCGATACGACTAAGAAGTATAAGAACTTAAAGCTGGGGCGGTCGAAGGAGGATTCGTTGCTAAGAGCCAAGGTTGAGGCCGAGGAGAAGTATAAGCTCTCCGTGTTTAACGACAATAAAAAGCCTCAAGGTATAGCAGGGGTAAGGTTCTTTACGCCTGCAAAGGGTAAGATACTAAAACCCTACAATGCGCAGGCAGGACAGCTGGGTGTCACCTTGTCTGTTGCGCCAAACGAGCTGGTACTTGCCTCGCTCGAGGGTACCGTTGTCGATGCCGGATGGAGTATGGAAAATGGGTACAGCATCATCATACAGCATAGTGGTAATGTGGTGACTGTTTATAAATATAATTCACGAGTCCTTAAAAAGATAGGCGAAAAGGTACGTGCAGGGGAGGCCATTGCCGTGGTAGGAACTAAAGGTGAGCAAAAGAATACAGCGCTGCTGCTCTTTGAACTTTGGTACAACGGCGTGCCCATTAATCCGCAGCAGTACGTTATTTTCTAG
- a CDS encoding 1-deoxy-D-xylulose-5-phosphate reductoisomerase, producing the protein MSKKGIAILGSTGSIGTQALEVVEANPDLFEVEVLTANNSVELLVQQAIKFQPNAVVIGNEAKYQQVADALSSYPIKVYAGSKAIEQVVEMDTIDTVLTAMVGYSGLMPTINAIKSKKKIALANKETLVVAGELVMGLADEYRVPIIPVDSEHSAIFQCLVGEMSPIEKILLTASGGPFLHTHIDELKNVTVDDALKHPNWSMGAKITIDSASMMNKGFEVIEAKWLFDVKPEQIEVVVHPQSIVHSMVQFQDSSIKAQMGLPDMKLPIQYAFTFPQRLHTDFKRLDFRDYQTLTFLEPDINKFRNLGFAFEAMRRGGNMACILNAANEVVVDAFLKRKVGFLQMSDIIEQVMQKATFIEKPTLADYCDSDAECRQIAISLIQ; encoded by the coding sequence ATGAGCAAAAAAGGAATTGCAATTTTAGGCTCTACCGGCTCTATTGGCACGCAAGCGTTAGAGGTGGTAGAGGCTAATCCTGATTTATTTGAAGTAGAGGTGCTAACGGCCAACAACAGCGTAGAGCTGCTTGTTCAGCAGGCCATCAAGTTTCAGCCCAACGCCGTGGTAATTGGCAACGAGGCAAAGTACCAGCAGGTGGCCGACGCCTTAAGCAGCTACCCCATAAAGGTGTATGCCGGGAGTAAGGCCATAGAGCAGGTGGTGGAGATGGACACTATTGATACGGTACTTACCGCAATGGTTGGCTACTCTGGCCTAATGCCAACCATCAACGCCATCAAATCAAAGAAAAAGATAGCTCTTGCCAACAAGGAGACCTTAGTGGTGGCCGGAGAGCTGGTTATGGGGTTAGCCGACGAGTATCGGGTTCCGATAATACCTGTCGATTCGGAGCACTCCGCCATATTTCAGTGCCTAGTTGGGGAGATGAGCCCCATTGAGAAGATTCTGCTAACGGCATCTGGAGGCCCATTCCTTCATACCCATATTGATGAGCTGAAAAATGTGACCGTTGATGATGCCCTAAAGCATCCCAACTGGAGCATGGGGGCTAAAATAACCATCGATTCGGCTTCGATGATGAATAAGGGCTTTGAGGTGATTGAGGCTAAGTGGCTTTTCGATGTGAAGCCCGAGCAGATTGAGGTGGTGGTACATCCGCAGTCTATCGTACACTCCATGGTGCAGTTCCAGGACTCCTCCATTAAAGCGCAAATGGGATTACCAGACATGAAGCTGCCCATACAGTATGCCTTTACCTTTCCCCAGCGTTTGCATACCGATTTCAAGCGGTTAGATTTTAGGGATTACCAAACGCTCACCTTTTTGGAGCCCGACATCAACAAATTCCGGAACCTTGGGTTTGCCTTTGAGGCAATGCGACGAGGTGGAAACATGGCCTGCATCCTGAATGCGGCCAACGAGGTGGTGGTCGATGCCTTCCTAAAGCGTAAGGTCGGATTCCTTCAGATGTCCGACATTATTGAGCAGGTAATGCAGAAAGCTACCTTTATAGAAAAACCAACCCTTGCCGACTACTGCGACAGCGATGCAGAGTGCAGGCAAATTGCTATATCGTTAATTCAGTAA
- a CDS encoding TetR/AcrR family transcriptional regulator: MTEERKELINKIMGLFTKYGIRSITTNDIARELGISKKTLYEYFKDKSEIVECSLNLIYENRLKQFEEIKQKKLNAIESLLEIYQLVTEMIKTTSPTLEHDLRKYYPETFTKVYGKGKEMLYKMHVENIRQGQAEGLFRDVDPDIIARLVCHRAQTFMLEVFSTEEIYSGKIHRELFLYHLFGMCSEKGYAIVASQMDKFNASTTTQN, translated from the coding sequence ATGACTGAAGAGAGAAAAGAGTTGATTAATAAGATAATGGGATTATTCACGAAGTACGGCATTCGTAGCATTACTACGAACGATATTGCCCGAGAGCTGGGTATTTCCAAGAAAACACTTTACGAGTACTTCAAGGATAAGTCCGAGATAGTGGAGTGTTCGCTCAACTTAATTTATGAAAATAGGCTGAAACAGTTCGAAGAGATTAAGCAGAAGAAGCTAAATGCCATTGAGTCGTTGCTTGAGATCTACCAGCTCGTTACCGAGATGATTAAGACCACGAGTCCGACGCTGGAGCACGACCTCCGCAAGTACTATCCCGAGACCTTTACTAAGGTATACGGAAAGGGGAAGGAGATGCTTTACAAAATGCATGTCGAGAACATACGCCAGGGGCAGGCAGAGGGGCTGTTTAGGGATGTAGATCCCGATATCATTGCCCGGTTGGTATGCCACCGAGCGCAAACCTTCATGCTGGAGGTTTTTAGCACCGAGGAGATATACTCGGGCAAGATTCACCGCGAGCTGTTCCTGTACCATCTCTTTGGGATGTGCAGCGAGAAGGGGTATGCGATAGTTGCCAGCCAAATGGATAAGTTTAATGCAAGTACTACAACACAAAATTGA
- a CDS encoding carboxypeptidase-like regulatory domain-containing protein, whose product MVKQGRNDLKNMTQPALATFAEELVTLIKPIKTDLKDYFYQEENFKNLDDRSKGYRMLLNEKNDHKRKYTMSVAIVNEMEAAYRRVFDDLKILIPSFSREFPEEASYISGLLENKRKPASRKWSVMASITDTDSQPMVCAKTEIFRDEDGSIYQQLVEEKVPIANIKEKPVCIKITTKNGVFICHTLEPGSYTVHISMNGYKSVVLKMYINPMNTFRIDVKLVNLS is encoded by the coding sequence ATGGTGAAGCAGGGCAGGAACGACCTGAAGAACATGACTCAGCCAGCGCTTGCCACCTTTGCGGAGGAGCTGGTAACCCTAATAAAACCGATTAAGACCGATTTAAAAGACTACTTCTACCAAGAGGAGAACTTTAAAAACCTAGATGATAGATCTAAGGGCTATCGGATGCTGCTCAACGAGAAAAACGACCATAAGCGGAAGTACACCATGTCGGTTGCCATAGTTAACGAGATGGAGGCTGCCTACCGCAGGGTGTTCGACGACCTAAAGATCCTGATTCCGTCGTTCTCGCGCGAGTTTCCCGAGGAGGCAAGCTACATCAGCGGGCTGCTAGAGAATAAGCGTAAGCCTGCCAGCCGAAAGTGGTCGGTTATGGCAAGCATTACCGACACCGATAGCCAACCAATGGTTTGCGCCAAAACGGAGATATTTAGGGACGAAGATGGAAGCATCTACCAGCAGCTGGTAGAAGAAAAGGTACCAATAGCCAACATCAAGGAAAAGCCAGTATGCATCAAAATAACCACCAAAAACGGGGTGTTTATTTGCCATACCCTAGAACCGGGCAGCTACACGGTGCATATCTCGATGAATGGCTATAAGTCGGTGGTGCTAAAGATGTACATAAACCCTATGAACACCTTTAGAATAGACGTGAAACTTGTAAACCTTAGCTGA
- a CDS encoding DUF4266 domain-containing protein: protein MRRKKSIGLGVVLLLVLLLPSCATVKEYQKMYLNDSEMELSARRVQLLESNFLMYREGASGANGGKTGGGCGCN from the coding sequence ATGAGACGAAAAAAATCGATCGGATTAGGAGTAGTGCTGCTGCTAGTATTGCTGCTCCCCTCCTGTGCAACAGTCAAGGAGTACCAAAAGATGTACCTTAACGACTCCGAGATGGAGCTTTCAGCACGCCGAGTACAGCTGCTGGAGAGCAATTTCTTGATGTATCGCGAGGGAGCATCGGGTGCAAACGGAGGAAAAACAGGTGGAGGTTGCGGCTGCAACTAG
- a CDS encoding M28 family peptidase, translating into MIKKASLLVYLLSFSALTFSQSIPYKQKASAESLKRDLTFLSSDSLKGRATGSKEQEVAASYIANKFKEHGLKGVSNEKENPYFESFYLASSTFPSNHQLTIKESGEALSPLKDIIIATGKSITDSPIIPFIGASDSLKGKLYTKVIVATSFEEGILEIEKQLATNSSISSYMLVLPIKKMVEYNKARLNLTAAKVTFTNTPGDTITLGRNGEKIPFSSNIYFSNVLKFISTHPSITLSITDSFLLKKLFASNTLDNLSNTSKAIIGNTILVNGTISPEKVTFKKVANVVAKLEGTDPNGEAIVVSAHFDHIGVKPVAQKENANADSVCNGADDNGSGTSAIMEISRLFAKAKSKGIQPKRSILFAAFTGEEMGLLGSQYMAQNPFFPLSKIKAVVNLDMVGRTDESHSDSDMYAYPLTFGDTLTLQKVLNRSAKRAKIDIWKEIAPFEMLLWSGGSDHASFVNKDISAIVITTGMHDDYHTPADEVQKINFKRLERISTFTYFTVWELANQ; encoded by the coding sequence ATGATAAAAAAAGCATCTTTGCTCGTCTATTTACTATCCTTCTCCGCCCTAACTTTTTCGCAAAGCATCCCCTACAAGCAAAAGGCTTCGGCCGAAAGTCTGAAAAGAGACCTAACCTTTCTTTCGTCCGACAGCCTAAAAGGGCGAGCAACGGGAAGTAAGGAGCAGGAAGTGGCGGCAAGCTACATTGCCAATAAGTTTAAGGAGCACGGACTAAAAGGAGTTTCGAACGAGAAGGAAAATCCCTACTTCGAAAGCTTTTACCTTGCCTCCTCCACCTTTCCTAGCAACCATCAGCTCACGATTAAGGAGTCTGGCGAAGCGCTATCCCCCCTTAAAGACATTATTATTGCCACCGGCAAAAGTATTACCGACAGCCCCATTATTCCATTTATCGGCGCATCGGACTCGCTAAAAGGCAAGCTTTATACAAAGGTTATTGTAGCCACATCCTTCGAAGAGGGCATCTTGGAGATCGAAAAGCAGCTCGCAACAAATAGTTCAATAAGCTCGTACATGCTGGTGCTTCCCATAAAAAAGATGGTCGAGTATAATAAGGCGCGCCTTAATCTCACAGCAGCTAAAGTTACCTTTACAAATACCCCTGGCGATACCATAACATTAGGACGAAATGGCGAAAAGATTCCCTTTTCGTCAAATATTTACTTCTCAAATGTCCTAAAATTCATCTCTACGCATCCCAGCATCACCTTAAGCATAACCGACAGCTTCCTTCTAAAAAAACTTTTTGCCAGCAATACGCTCGATAATCTATCCAACACCAGCAAAGCCATCATCGGGAATACCATTCTAGTGAACGGAACAATTTCGCCCGAGAAGGTAACCTTTAAGAAGGTAGCCAACGTGGTGGCCAAGCTCGAGGGGACCGACCCAAATGGGGAGGCCATAGTCGTAAGCGCCCATTTCGATCATATAGGAGTAAAGCCAGTAGCCCAAAAAGAAAATGCGAATGCCGATTCAGTTTGTAATGGTGCCGACGATAACGGCTCAGGAACCTCTGCCATAATGGAAATCTCCAGGCTTTTTGCCAAAGCAAAGAGTAAGGGAATCCAACCTAAAAGAAGCATCCTTTTTGCCGCATTTACAGGCGAAGAAATGGGGTTATTGGGATCGCAGTATATGGCACAGAATCCCTTTTTCCCACTAAGCAAAATAAAAGCGGTTGTTAACCTCGATATGGTCGGCAGAACGGATGAATCCCACTCCGATTCGGACATGTACGCCTATCCGCTTACATTTGGAGATACGCTAACCCTGCAAAAAGTTCTAAACCGATCGGCCAAAAGAGCTAAGATAGACATCTGGAAAGAAATAGCTCCGTTCGAAATGCTGCTTTGGAGTGGCGGATCCGACCATGCCTCCTTTGTAAATAAAGATATCTCGGCAATTGTCATTACAACCGGGATGCACGACGACTATCACACTCCTGCCGATGAGGTTCAAAAAATAAACTTTAAGCGCCTCGAACGCATTTCCACGTTTACCTACTTCACCGTATGGGAGCTAGCCAACCAGTAA